A stretch of Ranitomeya variabilis isolate aRanVar5 chromosome 3, aRanVar5.hap1, whole genome shotgun sequence DNA encodes these proteins:
- the LOC143815860 gene encoding uncharacterized protein LOC143815860 isoform X2, producing the protein MLKWTLFLRVFVYVLIWSSPRRAPEECLERVGTYHSHILSILVLHDCNIKYCFSVFPTAVSQKSMDFRSRDQTWLSRLQEAFKEDNVGSTVASGGDSRERIARLRLLLHKRTKLWWNRATLGQYLARNLIPRGLRVQIFPSYPIEDEVFKTEWENTANICSRGFIGLLIKLDETKLAELEKEIDDIQLFIKEDLTPEALGKLNGDLESDFLKWEQEISAVKTKKLQRDNSDYRDNHVYRWRTGRMRTRPTSLVRSGSMSSATSVDELSVTSDQSKSIHGDRGRKIQPNRAAKGRYTSQKRKFTSPPTYERKAKNNNLEVINLSTHSLSKTQSEVLKLGLNFVPSNQFNFFTAVKDTHLFCRKLLLKKLHAPKNSGNQLPSDVEAVALSALEDLLEEQQPDSVVFISYPWLRTGDDAAAKPGERLGI; encoded by the coding sequence atgttgaagtggactcttttcctccgtgtttttgtttatgtattgatttggagtagtcccagaagggcacctgaggagtgcctagagagagttggtacttaccactcacacatactgagtatattggtgcttcatgactgtaatattaaatattgctTTTCTGTGTTTCCCACAGCAGTTAGTCAGAAGTCAATGGATTTTCGTAGTCGGGACCAGACATGGTTGTCTCGGCTGCAGGAGGCCTTTAAGGAGGATAATGTCGGCTCTACTGTCGCGAGTGGTGGTGATTCTAGAGAGAGGATTGCCAGGCTGAGGTTATTGCTGCATAAAAGGACAAAGCTGTGGTGGAATAGGGCCACTTTGGGGCAATACCTGGCTCGCAACCTGATTCCGAGGGGCTTACGTGTCCAAATTTTCCCCTCTTATCCAATTGAAGACGAGGTATTTAAAACCGAATGGGAGAATACTGCTAATATATGTTCTAGAGGCTTCATCGGTTTGCTTATTAAACTTGATGAGACCAAACTAGCGGAATTGGAGAAGGAAATTGACGATATTCAACTATTTATAAAAGAAGATTTGACACCAGAAGCATTGGGGAAACTCAATGGTGACCTTGAGAGTGATTTCCTCAAATGGGAGCAAGAGATAAGTGCGGTCAAGACAAAAAAACTGCAAAGAGACAATTCAGACTACCGCGATAATCACGTATATAGGTGGAGGACAGGGAGAATGAGAACTCGCCCAACATCACTGGTTAGGTCGGGCTCAATGTCATCCGCTACTTCAGTGGATGAACTGAGTGTGACATCCGACCAATCTAAAAGCATACATGGTGATAGAGGGAGAAAAATACAACCCAATAGAGCTGCAAAAGGAAGATATACCTCCCAAAAGAGAAAATTTACCTCCCCTCCTACGTACGAGCGGAAGGCGAAAAATAACAACTTAGAGGTGATTAATCTATCTACCCATTCCCTCTCTAAAACCCAGTCTGAAGTCCTTAAACTTGGTCttaattttgttccatctaatcagtttaatttttttacagctgtAAAAGACACGCATTTATTTTGTCGTAAATTACTACTGAAGAAGTTACACGCCCCTAAAAATTCTGGTAATCAACTTCCTAGTGACGTGGAAGCCGTTGCTTTATCGGCCCTGGAAGACCTACTTGAGGAACAACAACCAGATTCAGTAG